TTTTTGCAGGTGATGGCCATATTAATTTCATGAATAATAAATCCAGTTATTTATTTTAAGAACAAATAATTCTTTTTTCCATTGAATTTCAATATTTTTTGGCAAGAAAATATCTCTTTTTTTATAAAAAGAAAGATATTTAATAAAATATCTTTCATTTTTATCAATATATTTAATAGATTTTAAAAAACCAAAATTATTTATTGTTATCAAAGATTTATTTTTTGGCAAACCAATAATCCAATATGATAAATTTTTAATTAAATTGAATATTGATGAATATTGATTCAATATATTTTTTTTGATCTGAAAAATATCTCTATTATAAAATGTACCATGTTGATTTTTGAAATCAATATTATCATATGATACATTAATCATATATTGATAAAATCCTAACGGATCTTTAATTAAGATAGAATATTGAAATAAATTTTTTTGCTGTAAAATAA
The window above is part of the Arsenophonus sp. genome. Proteins encoded here:
- the lolB gene encoding lipoprotein insertase outer membrane protein LolB — translated: MISFRHFKYFSYYKILFFLMILFFLSSCVLHNENIKIKKIDFKKNVLWNKNKKILKKLENLKVKGTIYYLNNKNIIYCKFILQQKNLFQYSILIKDPLGFYQYMINVSYDNIDFKNQHGTFYNRDIFQIKKNILNQYSSIFNLIKNLSYWIIGLPKNKSLITINNFGFLKSIKYIDKNERYFIKYLSFYKKRDIFLPKNIEIQWKKELFVLKINNWIYYS